Within the Triplophysa dalaica isolate WHDGS20190420 chromosome 2, ASM1584641v1, whole genome shotgun sequence genome, the region cACCGCACACGCCGTATGATTTTCGTAGTTAtagtacagctgtatctatcttttataaatgtgatcaaactaaatactcttcgaagatacaaagtatgcaataataCTATATAGGTACTTAAGATTAATCTGAGTTTGGCAGAAACCGCGTGTGTTAGGACTGCTTTAATGCCTTAAATTCTATGTTGTTACCTACATCAACAGCCATTGCAATAAAGTTGAGGATAATTTTTTCTGTTTAGGTAAACAGGGTTGCTCAGTTATGTGACGTGGGCATTCTTAACCATCATCAGAAGGGACTTCAGTAAGCACTTTCCAAGCGGATAAAGTTTTTTTCTGGCTAGgatcatttttgtaaattaattttattgtggtttacattcattttaaagtattgGATTTCATTGAGTGaggtaaaatgtaattatacaaCATATgcactgaatttttttgttatgcaatgaaaaaaggaaatattattctgacatattttgtttttaaaatgttgtatatTTGACAGTGTTTATTATGtggtatataaaataaaaatactccAGAAAATAGTATCTTATTTATGACATAAAATGtaccatttttaaacaaaaccatccTTTGGGTTGACAAACAATCCATTTGCTTGGTTAAAATGAACAACGAGATGTGTTAGTTTATGCCAGAATAAGTTCTGTTCTGTTAACCCAATTTAGGTTGTTTCTTACCAAATGTACTGTAGAATGTAGAGAACAGCCGCACCTTGAGCAAAGTGCAATGGTTTGATTTCTACTTCAGAAAGAGAATCAAAGATGAGTCTCAGGGCTCCAGAAGGATCTTGCCCGTTAAAGACATCTCATAGTctctacatcatgtgtcacattccTGTGTTCTGTTGGATCATGGTTCTTGTTCTTCTGGAAACTCTCAACTCTCAACAACACAGAGGAAATTCCCACAACACTCactgaaatgtaatttcatttcCTGCTAATACAGATGATCTGGAAGAACAGGTTAATAGTTTTAAAATTAGCTAAGCTAGCCTTAGAACTTTGTATTTTCATTCTTCAGTTGTTCAATGATGAAGAGCTGAAAAGGTGTGGTATTAATGTGAGTGAAGACACTGAATCCACAGGAATGCTCACCGAGAAAAGTAGCTGGACTTTATGAGATGAAGGCTTTCTGCTTTGTGCATCTGAGCGTTCAAGTGTTCCTCGCTGCGCTACATGTGTTCCTACTTGAACTAAAAGATGAATCATTATACGACGACATCCTTTGGCagagaaatatttatttgtgttgaaattcaaattaatttgtgtaaaaactACATGTACCTCCACCTGGAGGACACTGGTCCACCAGAAGCTCCTGAAAGAGACATTAACAGtgacaaacattaaacaatacacaaacaacTACAAATGTGAACCACACACATAAATAGAACATTACCATCACAATAACACTGCTTCTGTTCACTGTTTAGATTGTCAGAGTGTGATCTCACTCATAAGGTGTGAAAGTGTATCATCGGCTCTACAATCATCAAACTCTCCTCTGAAAGAACTAGATGTGAGTGACAATAATTTGCAGGATttaggagtgaagctgatctgtGATGGACTGAAGAGCCCAAACTGTGAAACTGCAGAAACTGAGCTATTTAACCGATCAGGGGTGCGACAATATAACTCGCTGGTAGTACCACCATAGTACGATACATAGCTGGAGAAATTAACAATGTAGTTTTACttcatgatatttaattaattcattttaaaagtgtccTCCGTCATTCCTcccagggattccccagggtcaTAGAGCACGCAGGTCAACTAAAAGATGTCAAAttgaatttgtatatatttagaatgaTGGATATTGATTGCAAGGCCTGTTCCTTGGTTACTTGATCCAAAACTAAGTCTACATGTCATGATAATAAGGAATGATGCTTCTAACCACAGATGAAGACATGCAGTTCCAGCCATGCAACTTTACCCATATTGATCAAACCCATGGCCCTGACATGTGGGAAGTCTTTATAGATTCTGAAATTATCATTAAGGAATTTGCCGGATTATTTAAGGTGCCACCTATCTTCCTTCCTTCTTTAATGATTCTGATGTCATTTCTCCTCATTCAACTTCTCCCCTAATTGAACTGGCGTCTTTTCATTCAGTTTTGTATTGGGAAAGGTTTAAGCTCAGAGCTAAAAAAAGTCTTGAGAAGTACTTCACTACATATGAGAAGCATTCTTATCTCACTCTGAACACCAAAGTAAGTCttcactgatgtgtgtgtgtgatgtgtgtgtgtagcatgTACATTATCTAAATGTTGGCAAATATAGAAAACAATATGTTAACCATGTACAAAGATACAGGTGGATAAAATTGGTCCGCAAATTAAGGTGACATGATGATAAACAAGAAAATGTACCTACAAACAGTGATTAAACACAGCAGACAAGTAACGcatttgtaacattttcaaCATAAAGCTCATTTGGCCTGGTGATCACATtagttatgaatattatttttgagaTGTATAGAATACTTTACCTGCACCTCAGAGAGAATATCCTTACCTTATCAGTAATTATTTAGTAAAAGGTAACAACAAATTATTATGCCAGATATTTACCATGTTTATATTGTGGTGCACATTTACTGTGGTTTGTTAAGGTAATTATGATTATCTTACTTCTTTCgccattttattgcattttattgaaaacttagTTATTCCAGGAGAAagtttcaaaaaaatattagtgTGATAAAATTGCTTTACTACCTCATGAGTTGCTTGTACCTTGAGAAGCTGCTCTacagtttataataaaaaatggttaattcatattaatcatgatttttttagaCCTATGATGTTATTATGATATCAGTGATCGTCAAAAAGCACATGTGCTTCTTTTGCTTGTACTGAATCTGTCCTCAGCTCTGGAAGGTGTGCTCCAGACACAAAGATAAACAGTGCATCACCAATTGTTGACCGTGTTAATTTTTAATCCTCTACATTGTATTTAAGTCACTGTTTTTTATTACTGGTTATAATTACTGCATTATTAATTGAATTCAATGTCTAAGGCtcaatgtacatttaaatggtATACTGTGTTATGATGTTTTAAGGTCAGGTTAACATGCTGGGAACATCGATCCACTTATAGAAAACTCTCAGCATGAACTCTGAATGAAGTGTAATACTGTCACAGCACATGACAATTATCGAGCACTTTGTTTATATTGACGTGCATTTAAGACAGAGAATATCGCATTCTTGCAGCAAACTGATGGTGATAAAGAAGCTCCACTCAGAGTGGCTCAGTCCAGACTGCATCACAGGACCATCAGACCCAACATGAGGCTCTGAACTGACCAGCCTCGGGTAAATACACATGTCACTTTGTCTGAGACTTTTATATATCACAATAAGTGTTACAAGCTTTGATTTATTGGGCTTGTTACATCTGATATTTTCAATAATGTCATGAGCTTTGTATGTAACAAACTGCATGAAAAACCAGAACCGGATTGATGAGACTTGAGTTTTCCAGTTTTCGCATGTGGCGTTCGTCATGAAGCCTTTACAgtgtaaataagaaaaatactCCACTGTATGgtacacatttatatattgaCGTACTGATTATTTTACCATACCcacttttttagattttaatgaCTGTCAAACTACCAAagagttttttgtgtgtttaagttAAGTGATTAAAGACTACACACAAACTGATTCTCATACAGGCAAAATCTGTTGTTGTTTATCTTTgtctatttcctgaaaaacaagtTTCAGTTATTTTCCTTAGGTGTTCTGAGTAATCTGGAATTTTTcataagaaacaaaacaagagtCTTTATATAGAAATGCAGAATGAATGGAATTTTTATTGGTCTGTTcaacaagacacgagaaagatcttTGCATGTTAAGTTTATGTACTCTGCAAAGATTTAATGGCATATAAAGTCATGCGTTTTGGGGTTGGGGGTTTGGAGGGGTGGTTGTGCCTTGTCACCATTGAGTTTGCATTCTtggtatgtttgtgtttcttatgAAACATTCAAGTTTAGGCAGAAACTGCTTTTTCAAGAcctgaaaaaatacacatgtCAACATGTAGAAGTAAAAAAATCCTTTTACTCTATGACATTAGTCCAAATCATGTCAAATCATAGCCATCTGTgtcttatatattttatacatatatatattttactccGTATACTATTTAGAGAGCGATAGGAATTCTCAATGCAACCGAAAAGCACAGTGGACAAAACAAGATGAAGCTATCTGATGTATTATCTAAAAAgcaataaatgtatattataaccGCATAACAAATATGATTATGTTATATATGTCAACATTTGTAAATGATAAGAGAtaacaaacaggaaaaataaatgatgaaatattatttttcattgcaGGCCAAAACTTCtttctgttaaaaatatttgatttgtgtcgcttttttgttgtttctctGTTTCGCAAATGAGTAGTGTGTTTGGTATTTAGCATCAATCCATTCACTGCACATAAACAATCTTGTGAAGCAACTGCAGACATTAAAATTACTGCACtttcaaaatcatttcattcacaaaagattaatttaagtagacagtttattttaatcaatACACCTACTCACAGGTATTTTCATTGCTTTTCTTTTCAGGTTTTAGACACACAGAAATTTCTAGATTTATACTTGTTACCTTTTgtgcaaataaaatgtcatgatttttttcatttgggtCGACACgttgttgtttttctaatgTAATTGAGTTCACTGGAAATTTTCATGAGAAACACACCCACAGTCTTTGTATATAAATGCAGAATGAATGGAATTTTATTTACTCCGCTCATCAAGACAAGAGAAACATCCACAAACGCTCTCATCACAATAGGTGAGTTAGTAAATATTCAATCTATTATACTGAACAGTTAGAATTGTTGACTGCACTATTGAATATTGATACAGAATCACTGTCGTTTTTTTGCCTGTTGCAAAGCAATATTTTTTCAATTCGTAAATGAGTCGCACAATTTCCTCTTCGGGATTAAATGGGAAGGAATTTATTgataacaaaaatgtacatttacatttagtcatttagcagacacttttatccaaagtgacttacaagttgggtaagcaatggaagcaattgggtcaaacattaggacaacaaaaagcataagagaaCTAAAAatatgtctcacaaagcctactacagtgtacagagccgaGTTTGATTCATCTAAGCTTAAAtaagcatgcattttttttgcaattgcATTGCATTAGAAAATTGTTTAGCAAATGCAGAGATCATCATGTTAACATGAAGCCGTTTCAAATCTGATTCATGTCCAGCAGTCAGTGTGAGACTGAAGAACGATGGCATCTGCTGAGCCGCAGGAAACACTGGGTGAGTTTCTTGAACACAATctaaagacatttaaatgttaaatgctggACGATACAgctaaaaaatgacaaattaaataatgttatatatCATTCGATATAGATAAttatttgcaataattttaaactagtaaaaacaaagtttgtgttttactacacatttacatttcaacTGTATTACTGTCAAATGCGTTGGTAATAAATAGACTAATCCCACAAAACAATTGGCCTAAACCTACATATATTTGTTTGATgactgttataaaaataacattgacaACTTAAGTGCCGTTTTGAAGCAACCTAGTGTCAATTTTCAGAAATGTCATGATGGAAAAAACTTAAAGGAGACACCTTTTCATTCTCAATCGACGTTTATAGACGAATAGTCGGTATCGTCCACAATGACTTGGAAAATATCGGCATATTCGATATCAACAAATATCTTGCATAACTATCTAGCGCTGCTTCAGTGTGAGATGCTCCAGTACAGTTTTACAGCTCTTCTTCTCATACAGGAACAAAAGTTGACATGACagctgacagaaatgcaacttTAAACGCTCCTGTACTTACTGGAAACACCATAGCAGGTCCAATACACATCAGCTATGTCATGCCCCCTGGAGGTAATGGTATGATACATGTGAAGAAGTGCTTAACTTAAATGAAAGTaaagataatttatttgaaaggATAATTTACCATTAAATAAAAGTGATCAGCTTCTAACAGTGATTGTGTCTGAAATAATGTGACACgaataaaatgaaactaaagGTAAATTTAGGGCAGATTAATGTGAgaacttttttgttttcaaactcTCAATACCAGAATTTCAGTTTGAGACGAACTATGCTTTTAATAGTCAGACAGAAACATTCTCAatagtgttgtttgtgtttattatgtctTAATAGATatgttttgagaaaatgtttttaaaaattgagtcttttaaaaatgttttttaaaaacttgCAACTCAGACACAATATGAACACAATGTATATGTATATCATCCTATAGGAAATACCATAGAGCGACAAGAATCCATAGAGAAGACAGGAAAACAATCAGAAGGTATGCCTTCATTACATTGTTCTGACAAATGATTTTGACCTTGAGTGTATTAACCACACATACTGTATTCTCAACCTTTTCAGTGTCACGTCTACCCATCTGTATACCTATTTAAATATCTGGTGCCCCCCGTCCATTTGCACGGTCAATGTTTCCTAAttttttaaaaaacgttttaaacGTAATTCAAATACAGTAACAAATTACTTAGTAACTTGTTATACCCAACACTGGCTTTGAAAGGAATGGCGTAGACCGAAGAATCATAATATTCGGTTAGGAAAGCCCTAAATTGTTTTAACACACAGTGACAACTGTCAACCGTCAACCGTCACTCCCTTTCATTGTGCTAAGGAATGTTTTATACAGCTGATCTCCCTTCACAATATCTGCGCTACATTATAATGGGATATTCTACAAGCTTTTGTAGATGCCAAAATGCAAAACCAATCTTGTGCAGCATATAATCTGAGTGTTGTTGTATTACTCAACAACcacagcaaaaacaaataaataatactttatTGATAAGTGTGCTGTCTTTAAATTTTAATCTGTCACAAGGGTAACAGACATTCTGTACCAATAGTATATTTGTTTGacaattaattcatatttatagagcaacattttttaagtttattactTAATATGGAGGAAAGAAATTTAACAAGGAATataggtgtgtgtttttatgttgtgatGCAGGTCTCAAATGTCATTcataatgcaaaaaaacagCTATTTAAacttagtgtaaatagcatctGTTGCTATATACACCACTCCCTTTTTGTGCACTCTGAACTCATCTGAAGACAGAGTCTTGCACTTACTCTGAGATTACAGtctaaaatacaaacatatgaGCTACCTGTTTCTCAAGATGCAGAAGAGGTAACTGCTGCTGCCTCCTGATTTTGTAGATATTAAGCTGTGGTGCGCAGCCTAAAATTGCTGCAGAGTTCCGCAGTTTGGGTTCTCAGTTGTGCCTCACCTGCAGTACAGTGCCATGCAGAGACCTTTGGAGAGGCAGGTGCTCAAGACGGCATTCGTAATCGCATTTTGCGCTCGCATTCTAGCTGGCAAAAATGCCTTTCCAGGGCATTTAGTGAAAAGGGCACTTTGGGCATCAAAAAGGTCACTTTGGGCAAAGGGGCAGGGTCTCAGGAACCCTCGCCAAAGCCCCCCCCCCCACGCATGTTCCCGCTGCAGTAcctctgaaataaaatgtactaaaaATGTAACCAGGTTGAAAACCACTGATGTGATTTTAGACCATACAGCCATAGTTTCTTTTAAcagtattataataataaaaatctgtaCCTGTTAAAACTCATGCTAAAACTCATGCTTTTTTTCAGATGATTTAATGCTCCAAGAGTTCTTGAAAATTCACAAATCTAACATGAAGGAAAAGGCAGAGCATATTTGTGatgtcaaaaaaaaagaaaaaacccATCTCAAGGATATTTACGTAGAGCTCTTTTTCACAGAGGGTGACATTAAAGGAGTGAATGAAGAGCATGAAGTCTACAGATTGATGAAGCTTTCAAGAGCAAAAAACAACAGGAGAGACAAATTAACTGCAATGATATCTTCAGTTCATTGGGACAAAATACTACAAAGAGAAAGATTGTTATGACCAAAGGCATCACTGGTATTGGAAAAACCGTCTCTGTGCACaagttcattctggactggGCTGAGGGAAAAGCCAATCAGGATATAGACGCCATGTTCCTGCTTCCATTCCGAgaaataaatttgatcaaagAAGAAAAGATCAGCACGCATCAGTTTCTGAGTAAATTTTATCCTGAACTGaaaaaactggaaaaaacaaatttatataaGAAGTATAATCTTGCATTTATCTTTGATGGACTTGATGAGAGTCGACTGCCTTTCAattttgaaagtgaaatggTGACTGATGTTGATGAAAAATCAACTGTGGATGAATTGTTCACAAGTCTCATCAAAGGTCATCTGCTTCCATCAGCTCTTGTCTGGGTGACCTCACGACCAGCTGCAGCCAATCAAATCCCTTCAGAGTATGTAGATTTGTTCACAGAGGTTCAAGGATTCACTGACCAACAGAAGGAAGAGTACTTCAGAAAGAGAATCAAAGATGAGTCTCAGGCCTCCAGAATTATCTCACACATCAAGACATCTCGAAGTctctacatcatgtgtcacatccctATGTTCTGTTGGATCATGGTTATTGTTCTTCTGAAAACTCTTGAGGACAACACAGAGGACATTCCCACGACGCTCACTGAAATGTACATCCACTTCTTTCTGATACAGATGAACATGAAGAACAGGAAACATGATGCAAAAGTTGAAAGAAACTATACAAAGTTGTTGGATTCAGATAAAACAATGGTTGTGAAATTGGCCAAGCTAGCTTTTGAACAACTAAAGGAAGAAAAAACTGTGTTCGATGAGGAAGAGCTGAAAAAGTGTGGCATTGATGTGAGTGAAGACTTGACTGAGTCCACAGGAATGCTCACCGAGATCTACAAGAAAGAAGCCGGACTTCATGAGGTGAAGGCATTCTGCTTTGTCCATCTGAGCGTCCAAGAGTTCCTCGCTGCGCTACATGTGTTCCTCAATTACCTCAACAAGAACCTGGAGGcacttcagtttttttttgaaAAGCCTTTCTTCGAAAAAAGGGACCAACGTGAACTTCGAATGCTGTTTAGAATGGCCACCAAAAAACTTGATTTGCACAATTTACTCAACAATGCTGTTGATAAAGCAATCCAGAGTGAGACCGGacatttaaacctttttctAAGGTTTCTTCTGGGCCTTTCTCTGGAATCCAATCAGAAACTTCTGAATGGTATGTTTAGTAAGATAAAGTGCAGAGCAGAGAGCATCGCAAAAGTTCAAGAGCACATTAAACAATTACTAAACAACAACATCTCAGCTGAAGCTTCGGTCAACCTGTATTACTCTCTACTTGAGCTAAAAGATAAATCATTACACGAGGAAATCCAGCAATACCGGAGTTCAGGCAGAAATTCAGGAAGAGAACTCTCAGCTTCAATGTGTTCAGTGCTGACCTACTTACGGCTGATGTCAGAGGAGGTGATGGACGAGTTCAACATAAGGACGTACAACACATCACCTGCAAACTACATGAGACTAATCCCAGCTTTGAGATGCTGCAGAAAAGCCATGTGAGTGATTTCATTAAAAGtttttgcatatacattttttggggggttctTGGCCACGTTTGCAATTATTTACATAACATTTGGACAAGGTTTCAACGCAGAAAGTGAACCCTATGTGCACACCTCTCTGTGCTGCTGACCATTTGACACTTATGCTCTGCCTCTGTTTAGATTGTCCGGCTGTAATCTTACTTCTGAGTGTTGTGAAAGTGTAGCATCAGCTCTACAATCATCAAACTCTCCTCTGATAGAACTGGACATGAGTCACAATAATCtgcaggattcaggagtgaaggtTCTTTCTGATGAACTGAAGAGCCAAACCTGTAAATTGGAGACATTGAGGTATTTAACCCATCAATGTATGACAGCTAGAAAACCAATCTACACCCCATGACGTTGAGGTCAGGATCTGTAGGGTTCGCCACAACTGAGCCAATACACTGGCCAACACACAATTCTCTGGTTTTTATGTATCTAGATCACTTTCTCAGGAGACTAAATGTCCGATCTTATTCAGGGCACTAACAGTATCAGGTGTTTGAGTGTTGATGACTTGTATGTTATTCTTTCTGATGTCACTGATCACCTCAACTTCACTGCTGGTCTCTTGTAGGTTGTCTGACTGTATGGTGACAGAGGAAGGCTGTTCTTATCTGGCCTCAACTCTGAGGTCAAACCCCTCACACATCAGAGAACTGGATCTGAGCTACAATAATCCAGGAGTCTCAGGACTGAGGCAAATCTCAGATCTAATGAAAGATTCACATTGCAAACTGGAGAAACTCAAGTATGTTGGACAGTAAAGAGACATTTAAATTATGACGATAACTTTAAATTAACAATAACTTTGATAATTTTGAGCTTGCACACTATTGTATTATGCTGTATTAAGACCAAAcccaaaacaaaaactttttccaCAAGTAAATTAGATAAAAACTCAATACAGCGATGTGAATAGATGTAGACTCGCGCCGGGCGACGCAAGTTCAAAAATAGTAACTGTGAGGAAATCCTAACTTTAAGATGATATTAACAACAAGCTTTTGTTTCGACAATTTGTTTTCAATCTTGAGAACTGTCTTAAGAAGTTATTTTCGGGAATTCAAAATATTCCTAAATAAGCAgggaataaaaatattataatattttgttctgttg harbors:
- the LOC130436340 gene encoding NACHT, LRR and PYD domains-containing protein 3-like, giving the protein MASAEPQETLGTKVDMTADRNATLNAPVLTGNTIAGPIHISYVMPPGGNTIERQESIEKTGKQSEVQCHAETFGEAGAQDGIRNRILRSHSSWQKCLSRAFSEKGTLGIKKVTLGKGAGSQEPSPKPPPPRMFPLHSLGQNTTKRKIVMTKGITGIGKTVSVHKFILDWAEGKANQDIDAMFLLPFREINLIKEEKISTHQFLSKFYPELKKLEKTNLYKKYNLAFIFDGLDESRLPFNFESEMVTDVDEKSTVDELFTSLIKGHLLPSALVWVTSRPAAANQIPSEYVDLFTEVQGFTDQQKEEYFRKRIKDESQASRIISHIKTSRSLYIMCHIPMFCWIMVIVLLKTLEDNTEDIPTTLTEMYIHFFLIQMNMKNRKHDAKVERNYTKLLDSDKTMVVKLAKLAFEQLKEEKTVFDEEELKKCGIDVSEDLTESTGMLTEIYKKEAGLHEVKAFCFVHLSVQEFLAALHVFLNYLNKNLEALQFFFEKPFFEKRDQRELRMLFRMATKKLDLHNLLNNAVDKAIQSETGHLNLFLRFLLGLSLESNQKLLNGMFSKIKCRAESIAKVQEHIKQLLNNNISAEASVNLYYSLLELKDKSLHEEIQQYRSSGRNSGRELSASMCSVLTYLRLMSEEVMDEFNIRTYNTSPANYMRLIPALRCCRKAILSGCNLTSECCESVASALQSSNSPLIELDMSHNNLQDSGVKVLSDELKSQTCKLETLRLSDCMVTEEGCSYLASTLRSNPSHIRELDLSYNNPGVSGLRQISDLMKDSHCKLEKLKLRACDLSDECCESVSSALQSSNSSLRELDMSYNNLQDSGVKMISDGLKSPNCKLQILRLTDCKLTPECCESVSSALQSSNSHLRELDMSFNNLQDSGVKLISDGLKSPNCKLEMLRLTYCKVTEEGCCCLASAVKSNPSHIRELDLSLNHPGAEGKKLLSELLEDPDCRLEKLRLCGSE